Within the uncultured Draconibacterium sp. genome, the region TTATACAAAAGCCACTTTCTCGGATTATGTGGTTAGCGACGAGCTGAATTACAACGACAATTATATTCCTTATGTACCTCGCTCAACGATTAATGCCAGCATCAACAAAACCTTTGAATTCGAGAATAACTTCCTGGAAAAAATGGTTGCTCATCTTTCCTATCGTGAAGTTGGAAAACACTACTGGGATTTAAACAATTCGTTGTACCAGGATTACTATGGTTTGGTTGATGCCAAAGTATCTTTCTTCTCAGGTAAATTTCAATTCGACATCTGGGCGAAGAATATTTTGGATACCTCGTACAATTCCTATTATTTTGAGATTTCATCGCTTAAAAATACTTATACCCAGCTGGGAAAACCTGCAACGGCAGGCGTAAATTTGAAGGTAAACTTCTAAAATGAGAAATAGCGAAATAAAAAAATATTATACACTGCTGAGCCTATACCTGGCCCAGTCGATCCCGATGAGTTTTTTCTCTACGGTGATCCCCGTGATCATGCGAATGGAGAACTACTCGCTGGAATCTATCGGTTACATTCAGTTGATAAAACTGCCGTGGATTCTGAAAATGCTGTGGGCGCCTCTGGTGGATAAAACCAGTAAAAACAAACGGCACTACCGCCGCTGGATCATCATGTCGGAGGCGTTTTATGCACTGATAATTATGAGCATCGGGTACTTAAACCTGCAAACCGATTTTACTACTATTATTATTCTGATGGTAATTGCGTTTACCGCTTCGGCAACGCAGGATATTGCCACCGATGCATTTGCCATTCTTATTCTGAACAAAAACGAACGCAGCCTGGGAAACAGCATGCAGTCGGCCGGTAGTTTTATCGGAACCATGATGGGAAGTGGTGTTCTACTCATTATTTACCATTATTGGGGTTGGTTGTGGTTGTTACGCTCGCTCGGATTGTTCGTGTTATTTGCGCTTATTCCGGTGTCGTTGTATAACGCACGCAACGGAAAAGAACCCGATCGTTCAACAAAAAATGTATCGCCATTGGAGTTTATCTACTTTTTCAGGCAGAAAAAAATTGGCGCTCACCTTTTGTTGCTCTTCCTGTTTTATTCAGGAATAATCGGGATTCTTACCATGATAAAACCCTACTTCGTTGATTTGGGTTACGACATTAAAGAAATTGGAATCATCTCCGGAATATTCGGAACCGCCTGTGGTGTCATTATGACCATTCCGGCAGGATTTCTGCTCCGCAAAAAAGGAATTACCAAAGCGGTGTGGATCTTTCCGGTAATTAATGTACTGGTGGCCACTTTCTTTTTCGGACTAACCTATACCAATCATGCCTTGTGGCTGGTTTATTTGGGTGTCGCGCTGCTTTGGGGAGCTTATGCCATGTCGTCGGTATTTGTATATACCATGAGCATGCACGTAGTTCGAAAAGGCCGCGAAGGAACCGATTTTACCATTCAGATTGTAATTACACACCTAAGCAGCCTTGTTATTGCGATAATGAGCGGAAAAGTGGCCGATACGCTTACTTACCGCGGGCTGTTCGCCATAGAGATTGGGCTCGGAATACTTATTCTTGCCCTGTTGCCATTTATCTTCAGAAAAAGTTTTTACCTGAAGTATGAACAAGAAACCGATTAAGACTATTTAATTTAGTACCATGAAAGTATCACAAAAGTTAATAGAAAAATACAACACCCCGGTTCCGCGATACACAAGCTATCCACCGGCCAACTTTTTTTCACCGGAATTTACTCCGGAACAATACGTAAAAGTGTTGGAACAATCCAATTCTGAAAATCCACAGAATATTTCCATTTATATTCATATCCCGTTTTGCCCGAAGATCTGTTATTTCTGCGGCTGCAACACGCACCTAACGCGCGACAAAAACAAAATGGAAGTTTATGTTGACGCACTGAAAAAAGAGATCCGCATGGTGAAAAAGTTGCTGAGCGACGACCGAAAAGTGTCGCAGGTGCACTGGGGAGGCGGAACACCAAACTCGTTGTCGATTGAATTGGTAGAAGATATTATGAACCTGATTCATGAGCTTTTCGAGTTTATTCCCAAACCGGAAATTGCCATGGAATGCCATCCGGCAATGCTCGATCAGAACTACATCGATCGTTTGGTAGCACTGAAATTTAACCGCTTTAGTTTGGGTATTCAGGATTTTAACAAAGAGGTGCTGGACAATGTAAACCGCGATCCGTCGATACTTCCCGAGGAAGATTTGGTTGCCATGATCCGCAGCCACGAAGGTACCAGCGTGAATTTCGACTTTATCTACGGTCTTCCGTTTCAGGATGAAGAATCGTTTGCCAAAACCATTGAGCGCGCCATAAGTCTTTCGCCCGATCGTTTGGTAACGTTCTCGTATGCACACGTACCGTGGGTGAAAAAAGCACAAAAAATTCTGGATGCACGTGGTTTGCCATCGGCAACAAAAAAACTGGCCATGTTCGAGGTTGGTTATCGTTTGTTGACAGAAAACGGCTACGATGCCATTGGTCTGGACCACTTTGCCCGCCCGGATGACGAACTGAGTATTGCCTTTAAAAATAAAACGTTGCACCGTAATTTCCAGGGTTATTGCACCCGCGAAACAACAGGTCAGGTCTATGCTTTTGGAGCTACCGGAATCAGCCAGTTGGAAAATGCCTACGCACAAAATGCCAAGGATACAAATACCTACGTTGACCAAATCAACGCCGGAAAATTTACCATTGAAAAAGGTTATCAGCTGAATGAAACGGAGAAGATCATTCGCCACGTGATTAACGAAGTGATGTGCAACTACTATATTTCGTGGGAAGAAGCGGCGCAAATGCTAAAAACTTCTCCCGATGTAATCAAACAAAGCATTATTTACGATGAGTCGTTCCTTGCCGGTTTTGTCGAAGAAGGCCTTTTGTCGCTGTCGAAAGACGAACTGCATGTTAGCGAACAGGGACGTTTCTTTGTACGCAACATCGCTGCCAGCCTTGATCCAAACATGCGGAATGCAACCTTAAAATTCTCAAAAGCACTATAAAAACCATGCAAAAAAATCAACTAAACATTGCCGTTATTGGGGCAGGACTAACCGGACTTACAACAGCTTATTACCTTAAAAAATTTGGTTTTAAGGTACAGGTTTTTGAAAAGAACGACCATGCAGGTGGTGTGATTCAAACCCACCGTAAAAATGGTTTTGTTTTCGAATCGGGACCAAATACCGGCTCGATGGGCCAGGAAGAAGCAGCCGAACTTTTTGAAGACCTGGCTGATGATTGTACGCTGGAATACGCTAACAAAGCAGCCGAAGCTCGTTGGATATGGATGGACGGCAAATGGCACGGAATGTACATGAGCGGCATAAAAGCAGCAACCACTCCCCTTTTTACGTGGTACGACAAATTCCGCATCCTGGGCGAACCTTTTCGTAAACCGGGTACCAACCCGAACGAAACAATTGCTGATATGGTGCGCCGCCGAATGGGAAAAAGTTTTCTGCGAAATGGTATCGATCCTTTTCTTTCGGGCGTTTATGCCGGCGATCCGGAGAAACTGGTAACACGTTTTGCTTTGCCGAAACTTTACTGGCTGGAACAAAACTACGGCAGCTTTATCGGCGGAAGTATCAAACAAAAGAAAGCACGCAAAAAGGAACCGCCACGAAAAGCCAATCGTCAGGTATTTTCGGTTGAAAACGGGTTGGATAACCTGATAAAAGCGCTGGTAAAAAATATTGGTGAGGAAAATATTAAGCTGGGCTGTAAAAACCTGGAGATTAAAAAAGAAGGAGATCAGGATTATACGATTGACGGAAAATCATTTACACACGTTGTTTCTACAACCGGATCACATGCAGTGGAAAGTCTTTTTCCATTTTTACCGAAAGAGAAAATGCAGGCAATTAATAAAATGAATTACGCCAAAGTTACCCAGGTAGTATTGGGTTTTAACAACTGGAAAGGAATTCCTGTCAACTCCTTTGGCGGCTTGGTACCATCAGCCGAAAAACGCGATGTGCTGGGTATTCTCTTACCTGCCTCTTTCCTGAAAAACCGTGCACCGGAAAACGGCACCTTATTATCGGTATTTATGGGCGGTATTAAAAAACCCGAGATGTTCGAATATTCAGACAATAAAATAATTGAAATTGCAGAGCGTGAAGTACGCGAAATGATGGGACTCGAAAGCTTTGAACCCGATCTGATGGAGATTTTCCGCTATCCGCATGCCATTCCGCAATATGAGTTTGAAAGTGAAGAAAAAGTACAGGCCATTTCCGATTTGGAGACCGAGTTTAAAGGCTTAACTCTTGCCGGAAACATGCGCGACGGAATTGGAATGGCCGACCGAATAAAACAAGGAAGAACAATTGCGAACCAATTTGCAACAGATTATTTATGATAGAGAAAACAGCTGTTTTGTTGATGAATGTTGGTAGTCCCAACGAGCCTACGGTTCCTGCCGTTCGGAAATACCTGACTGAATTTTTAAATGATGAGCGTGTTATCGATCTTCCGTACCTGCTTCGAAAATTTTTGGTAAACGCGATTATTATTCCGTTCAGGGTAAAAAATTCAACCAAATTATACCAGCAGTTGTGGACAAAAAAAGGATCTCCGTTGATCTATATTTCCGATGAGTTAAAGCAAAAACTTCAGGAAGAACTGGGCGACAATTACGAAGTTTTTATGGGAATGCGTTATGGAAATCCCGGATATAAAGCAGCTTTGGCAGACATAAAAAAGAAAGGTTTTAAAAAGCTGATTTTGCTACCGTTGTTTCCACAGCATGCCATGTCAACCACTGAAACGTCGCTGGTTGCAGCCCAAAAAGAAATTAAAAAGCTGGGAATAAAATCAGAGGTGTTTGAGGTTGGTCAATTCTACCACGATCCAAAATTTATTGATGCTTTTGCCGAGCGAATTCAACAATACAAGTTGCAGGATTACAACCACATCATTTTTTCGTACCACGGTTTACCCAACCGGCATTTGGAAAAGTGCCATCCGGGAATTACTGTGGAAAATTGCAGCTGCCAAAATGCAATGCCGGAACACGGTGCAATGTGTTACCGTGCCACGGTTTATGAAACGTCACGTTTGCTGGCAGCCAAATTAAACTTACAGCCCGAAAATTATTCGGTCGGTTTTCAGTCGCGTTTATCGAAAAACTGGTTGACTCCATTTACAGATGAATTACTGGGAGAAAAACTGGCAGAAGGTAAAAAGAAAATACTGATAGCGGCACCTTCGTTTGTTACCGACTGCCTGGAAACCACACTGGAATTGGGAGTGGAATACGGCGAAGAATTCCTGGAAAAAGGAGGAGAAAAACTGCAATTGGTTGACAGTTTAAACACCGAAAAAAGCTGGGTAGAAACATTGGCTCTGCTGGTTCAAAAAAGTATTTCAGAATAAATATGCATAATCACGAGTGGCATCTTTTTTACACCTGCGTGGCAACCTTTGTGGTTTGCCTGCCGTTTGGTTACCTGCGCGGTGGCTTCCGCAAACTATCATTTTGGTGGTTTGTAGCCATTCATGCACCGGTTCCGCTGATTATTCTAATCCGTAAATTTTTCGACATACAATTAAGCTGGGGCCTCGCTCCCTTTCTTTTCGGAAGCTTTTTTCTTGGCCAGTTTGTTGGCCGAAAACTTTATGGATTAAAACCCTGGCGAAAAAAATCAGACGATTAAAATTACAGAACCTTAACCGCGTAATTACTGCTTTCTAATCCTTCAGAGGTAGCAGTAACCTTAATTTCTGCACCGTTTTCTCCCGGACGAACGATCAATTGACACTTACCCCGAAACGTATTTACACGTGGCTGCTGAAAGCTTTTCATATCTTTTGGATTTCCGTTGGCAACAGCCTGCAGACTGCCATTTCCCTCAATGGTAAATTCAACAGGAAGCTCGGCATTTGGAACTAAATTTCCATTGGCATCTACAACTTCAATATTAAAATAGGCCAGGTCGTTAACCGATGCTTTTACGTTTTCCTTTTCAGCAACGACTTTTAGCGCTGCGGGCTTTCCTGCTGTTTTTAACGATTGCCGAACCACTTCTTTCCCATCTTTAATTCCAATGGCAACCAATTCTCCAGTCTGGTAAGGAACATCAAAATAAGCTGCTAATGCTTCTATTTGGCGCGATTCAGAAGGGATATCCATTTGCTGAACAGCGCTGTTTTTCTGCGCCACATCTTTTGTTCCGATCACCTCTCCGTTCAACTCCAGGCGAACCTGATCGCAACGTGTATAAACGGCCACCTGTAACGCTGTTCCTTCATTTCCTTCCCAGTTCCAGCTTTTCCATTCTTCGGGCCATCCCCACATGCTTACCATCTCTTTTCTGCCATCAGGAACAGGTTCATGAACCAGCATTTCCAACTCGCTGTTGCGCCAAACCACATCGCGGTAATACATTTGTGGTTTCTTGTAGCCGAGGATGTTTATATCGCCACAATAGGCATTGTACCAAGGCCAATCCGGCAAAAAGCCAACATTTTCATTATCGAGATTATTATGCCCGATTCCGCTCTCACCAAGGTAGTCCATTCCGGTCCACACAAAATCACCAATTACGTAAGGATGTTTTTCTACCAGGTCCCAGTTATCGAACGCTTCTTTAGGAAAAGATTCCGTGCCCACAATTATACGTTCAGCGTGTTTCTCATGATCAGGTTCGTAATTTTTCCATTGGTAATTATAGCCGTGAATATCCATTTGTGCAAAAGCCGGAATCGTGCGATCCCAGTCCCATCCGGGATGATCCCAAAAATGACAAATGGCCTGTGTTACCGGACGCGTATTATCCATAGTGAGTACTTTTTCGCGAAGAAATTTAAATATGGCCAGACCTGACGAATCGGCACGCTCGTTGATTTCGTTACCTACACTCCAGATCACAATCGACGGGTGATTTCGGTCGCGCAATACCATCGATTCCAGGTCCCGCTCCCACCAGTCGTCAAAATAAAGATGATAGTCCTGATCGTTTTTGCCACGTTGCCAGTGATCAAATGACTCATCCATTACCAAAATTCCCAATTCGTCGCAGGCAATGAGGAAATGTTTCGAAGGTGGATTATGCGAGGTTCGAATGGCATTAAAACCATTGTCTTTCATGGTTTTTACACGACGATATTCAGCCGCTTTAAATGCAGCCGATCCCAGAGGACCGTTGTCGTGATGCAAACAGCCACCTTTTAGTAAAACACTTTCTCCGTTCAATAAAAATCCTTCTTCAGGAGAAAAATCTATGGAACGGATTCCAAATTTTTCATCATGCTGGTCAATAACCATATCGCCGTCAAGTAGCTGTATTTTTGCCGTATATAAAGCCGGACTTTCAGGTGACCATAATGATGGATATTCTAATTCAGTTTGCAAAACAGAAGACGCCTGTTTTAAATCTACTGGTGAATTCCATTGTGCCACAATCTGTCCGTCGGCATTAATCATCTGCCCTTTTATTGACAGTCCTTCAGCAGATTCGGAAGCAGTAATTTGTGTCTCAATTTTTACGGTCGCTTTTTCTTTTGAAACTTCAGGAGTTGTGATGTAAACTCCCCACAAATCGATATGAACCGGGTTTAATTTCAGCAAACGCACATTTCTGTAAATTCCTGATCCACTATACCAACGCGAGTTTTTTCCTTCGTTTTTCACCTGTACAGCCAAAACGTTCTCTTCTCCGGCCGGATTTAAATACTCCGTTAAATCATAAGCAAAAGCCGTGTATCCATACGGATGGTTGCCAAGATGATTTCCATTGATCCAGAAATCAGCATTCATATAAACACCGTCAAAAAGAATCTTAATCGTTTTGCCTTCATCTTCAGGTTTAAGTGTAAAATGTTTTCGGTACCAGGCCGTTCCGCCAACAACATGACCAGTGGAAGCCCCGCCTGCACTTTCTTCCGAAAATGGTCCGATTTGTTTTACTCCTTCTTTTTCCTGCTGGTCTTCAATACTGTAATCGTGTGGCAGATCAAGCATTCTCCAATCGGAATCATCAAAAGCCATATTCTGTCCATCCGGAACATCAGCCCTGATAAATTTCCAATCCTTATCAAATGATTCTTCGCGGTTAATGGTTGTTTCCTTTTGCGTACAGGAAACCAAAAGAAGCAGAGCGCATACTCCACCATACAAGGTTTTTAGCATAAGTGTAGGTTTAAAATCTATTTTACAAAAACGGTTTTTACATTCATAAATTCTTTGATACCTTGAACGGAAAGTTCGCGGCCAAATCCGCTGGTTTTTATTCCGCCAAAAGGTAAACGCGGATCCGATTTCACAAAATCGTTAACAAAACACGCACCGGCTTCCAGCTCAATTTCAGCAATGTGCTCGCCTTTTTTAAGATTTTGGGTAAACACGGCTGCTCCCAATCCAAAATCGGTATCGTTTGCCACACGAATGGCTTCTTCCTGATCTTTCACTTTTATTACCGAAGCTACCGGACCAAACAACTCTTCTTCGTAGGCCGGCATTCCCGGTTGTACATTTTCCAAAATTGTAGGCGGATAAAAAGCGCCTTTCCGATGCGGAATTTCACCACCTATAATTACTTCGGCGCCTTTATTCACCGAATCTACAACCTGCTGGTGTAACTCATCGCGCAGATCTTCGCGTGCCATTGGTCCCATTGTGTTTTCCTCGTCAAACGGATCGCCAAAGTGTGCAGCATTCATTTCGTGGGTGAAAAGCTCCAGAAAATGCGCGTAAACCGGCTCTTCCACGATAAAACGCTTGGCACCAATACAACTTTGTCCGGCATTTAACAAACGCCCGGCAGCGCATATTTTAGCAGCCATTTCAAGGTCGGCATCTTTTAAAATCAGGTACGGATCGCTGCCACCCAGTTCCAGTACACATTTTTTCAATTCAGCTCCGGCAATTGCAGCAACGCTTTTTCCGGCCGGTGTACTTCCGGTTAAACTCACTGCTTTTATGGCTTTGTGTTTTATCACTTTTTCAACCATAGAGCTGCCAATCATTAACGAGCGAAATACGTTTTCAGGAAATCCTGCCTCACGAAAAATCTCTTCGATAGCCATAGAACAGCCCGGTACATTGCTGGCATGTTTCAGCACTGCTGTGTTGCCCGCCATAAGCGTTGGAGCTGCAAAACGAAACACCTGCCAAAACGGAAAATTCCAGGGCATAACAGCCAAAATGGTTCCAAGCGGCTGATACGAAACATACGATTTGCTGGCCTGTGTGGCAATGGTTTCGTTTTCAAGAAACGATTCAGCATTGGCAGCATAATAGTCGCAAACCCAGGCGCACTTTTCAATTTCAGCAATTCCTTCGCTTTTAACTTTACCCATTTCTTGTGCCATGAGCAAAGCCAACTCTTCTTTTTTGCTGCGTAAAATACTGGCTGCATTTTGCATCAGCTGCCCACGATGATGAAAGGAAGTACTTCGCCAATGGTGCCAGATTTTATCTACTGAAT harbors:
- a CDS encoding NAD-dependent succinate-semialdehyde dehydrogenase; the encoded protein is MLKSINPVTNEIVKNYQKHSEEGAEKIINSVDKIWHHWRSTSFHHRGQLMQNAASILRSKKEELALLMAQEMGKVKSEGIAEIEKCAWVCDYYAANAESFLENETIATQASKSYVSYQPLGTILAVMPWNFPFWQVFRFAAPTLMAGNTAVLKHASNVPGCSMAIEEIFREAGFPENVFRSLMIGSSMVEKVIKHKAIKAVSLTGSTPAGKSVAAIAGAELKKCVLELGGSDPYLILKDADLEMAAKICAAGRLLNAGQSCIGAKRFIVEEPVYAHFLELFTHEMNAAHFGDPFDEENTMGPMAREDLRDELHQQVVDSVNKGAEVIIGGEIPHRKGAFYPPTILENVQPGMPAYEEELFGPVASVIKVKDQEEAIRVANDTDFGLGAAVFTQNLKKGEHIAEIELEAGACFVNDFVKSDPRLPFGGIKTSGFGRELSVQGIKEFMNVKTVFVK
- the hemH gene encoding ferrochelatase, with protein sequence MIEKTAVLLMNVGSPNEPTVPAVRKYLTEFLNDERVIDLPYLLRKFLVNAIIIPFRVKNSTKLYQQLWTKKGSPLIYISDELKQKLQEELGDNYEVFMGMRYGNPGYKAALADIKKKGFKKLILLPLFPQHAMSTTETSLVAAQKEIKKLGIKSEVFEVGQFYHDPKFIDAFAERIQQYKLQDYNHIIFSYHGLPNRHLEKCHPGITVENCSCQNAMPEHGAMCYRATVYETSRLLAAKLNLQPENYSVGFQSRLSKNWLTPFTDELLGEKLAEGKKKILIAAPSFVTDCLETTLELGVEYGEEFLEKGGEKLQLVDSLNTEKSWVETLALLVQKSISE
- a CDS encoding glycoside hydrolase family 2 TIM barrel-domain containing protein, whose translation is MLKTLYGGVCALLLLVSCTQKETTINREESFDKDWKFIRADVPDGQNMAFDDSDWRMLDLPHDYSIEDQQEKEGVKQIGPFSEESAGGASTGHVVGGTAWYRKHFTLKPEDEGKTIKILFDGVYMNADFWINGNHLGNHPYGYTAFAYDLTEYLNPAGEENVLAVQVKNEGKNSRWYSGSGIYRNVRLLKLNPVHIDLWGVYITTPEVSKEKATVKIETQITASESAEGLSIKGQMINADGQIVAQWNSPVDLKQASSVLQTELEYPSLWSPESPALYTAKIQLLDGDMVIDQHDEKFGIRSIDFSPEEGFLLNGESVLLKGGCLHHDNGPLGSAAFKAAEYRRVKTMKDNGFNAIRTSHNPPSKHFLIACDELGILVMDESFDHWQRGKNDQDYHLYFDDWWERDLESMVLRDRNHPSIVIWSVGNEINERADSSGLAIFKFLREKVLTMDNTRPVTQAICHFWDHPGWDWDRTIPAFAQMDIHGYNYQWKNYEPDHEKHAERIIVGTESFPKEAFDNWDLVEKHPYVIGDFVWTGMDYLGESGIGHNNLDNENVGFLPDWPWYNAYCGDINILGYKKPQMYYRDVVWRNSELEMLVHEPVPDGRKEMVSMWGWPEEWKSWNWEGNEGTALQVAVYTRCDQVRLELNGEVIGTKDVAQKNSAVQQMDIPSESRQIEALAAYFDVPYQTGELVAIGIKDGKEVVRQSLKTAGKPAALKVVAEKENVKASVNDLAYFNIEVVDANGNLVPNAELPVEFTIEGNGSLQAVANGNPKDMKSFQQPRVNTFRGKCQLIVRPGENGAEIKVTATSEGLESSNYAVKVL
- the hemG gene encoding protoporphyrinogen oxidase, with protein sequence MQKNQLNIAVIGAGLTGLTTAYYLKKFGFKVQVFEKNDHAGGVIQTHRKNGFVFESGPNTGSMGQEEAAELFEDLADDCTLEYANKAAEARWIWMDGKWHGMYMSGIKAATTPLFTWYDKFRILGEPFRKPGTNPNETIADMVRRRMGKSFLRNGIDPFLSGVYAGDPEKLVTRFALPKLYWLEQNYGSFIGGSIKQKKARKKEPPRKANRQVFSVENGLDNLIKALVKNIGEENIKLGCKNLEIKKEGDQDYTIDGKSFTHVVSTTGSHAVESLFPFLPKEKMQAINKMNYAKVTQVVLGFNNWKGIPVNSFGGLVPSAEKRDVLGILLPASFLKNRAPENGTLLSVFMGGIKKPEMFEYSDNKIIEIAEREVREMMGLESFEPDLMEIFRYPHAIPQYEFESEEKVQAISDLETEFKGLTLAGNMRDGIGMADRIKQGRTIANQFATDYL
- the hemN gene encoding oxygen-independent coproporphyrinogen III oxidase; translation: MKVSQKLIEKYNTPVPRYTSYPPANFFSPEFTPEQYVKVLEQSNSENPQNISIYIHIPFCPKICYFCGCNTHLTRDKNKMEVYVDALKKEIRMVKKLLSDDRKVSQVHWGGGTPNSLSIELVEDIMNLIHELFEFIPKPEIAMECHPAMLDQNYIDRLVALKFNRFSLGIQDFNKEVLDNVNRDPSILPEEDLVAMIRSHEGTSVNFDFIYGLPFQDEESFAKTIERAISLSPDRLVTFSYAHVPWVKKAQKILDARGLPSATKKLAMFEVGYRLLTENGYDAIGLDHFARPDDELSIAFKNKTLHRNFQGYCTRETTGQVYAFGATGISQLENAYAQNAKDTNTYVDQINAGKFTIEKGYQLNETEKIIRHVINEVMCNYYISWEEAAQMLKTSPDVIKQSIIYDESFLAGFVEEGLLSLSKDELHVSEQGRFFVRNIAASLDPNMRNATLKFSKAL
- a CDS encoding MFS transporter; protein product: MRNSEIKKYYTLLSLYLAQSIPMSFFSTVIPVIMRMENYSLESIGYIQLIKLPWILKMLWAPLVDKTSKNKRHYRRWIIMSEAFYALIIMSIGYLNLQTDFTTIIILMVIAFTASATQDIATDAFAILILNKNERSLGNSMQSAGSFIGTMMGSGVLLIIYHYWGWLWLLRSLGLFVLFALIPVSLYNARNGKEPDRSTKNVSPLEFIYFFRQKKIGAHLLLLFLFYSGIIGILTMIKPYFVDLGYDIKEIGIISGIFGTACGVIMTIPAGFLLRKKGITKAVWIFPVINVLVATFFFGLTYTNHALWLVYLGVALLWGAYAMSSVFVYTMSMHVVRKGREGTDFTIQIVITHLSSLVIAIMSGKVADTLTYRGLFAIEIGLGILILALLPFIFRKSFYLKYEQETD